In Campylobacter porcelli, the sequence TTTATTTTTTGATAAACCTCTTTTGGCACAAGTAAGCTAATATCCCCTTTATGACTTAAAACAGATCTAACAATGGAGCTTGATATGAAGGCATTTTTAAGACTTGGCATAAAATACACTGTCTCAAATTCGTTCCACAAAGAGGCATTAGCATAGCCAATTTGTAGCTCATATTCAAAGTCACTTACGGCTCTTAATCCCCTTACAACCGTGTTGATATTAAGCGATTTAGCAAAATCAACTAAGAGATTGTCAAATCC encodes:
- the coaD gene encoding pantetheine-phosphate adenylyltransferase, whose amino-acid sequence is MKSCIYPGTFDPITNGHLDVIKRASNVFDKVIVAVALNESKTPYFNYNQRVELAKIATKDLSSVEVVGFDNLLVDFAKSLNINTVVRGLRAVSDFEYELQIGYANASLWNEFETVYFMPSLKNAFISSSIVRSVLSHKGDISLLVPKEVYQKIKDEYVS